Proteins encoded within one genomic window of Sporohalobacter salinus:
- a CDS encoding DUF362 domain-containing protein: MAHTINDDCVSCGACEDECPVGAISEGDDKFEISEDECVDCGVCVDACPVEAIEG, encoded by the coding sequence ATGGCTCATACTATTAATGATGATTGTGTTTCTTGCGGTGCTTGTGAGGATGAATGTCCAGTTGGCGCTATCTCTGAAGGAGACGATAAGTTTGAAATTAGTGAAGATGAATGTGTAGATTGTGGGGTTTGTGTTGATGCCTGCCCAGTAGAAGCAATTGAAGGATAA